The following are encoded in a window of Pseudomonas multiresinivorans genomic DNA:
- a CDS encoding methionine ABC transporter permease, with product MPDRLLQGLLDTLMMIGASSAIVLLVGIPLALVLVTTGPGGIFQARLVNRGLGSVVNVLRSIPFLILMVALIPFTRLIVGTSYGVWAAVVPLTIAATPFFARIAEVSLREVDHGLIEAAQAMGCQPRHIIWNVLLPEARPGIVAGFTITLVTMINSSAMAGAIGAGGLGDLAYRYGYQRFDTQVMLTVIILLVALVTLIQFGGDRLARCLNKRL from the coding sequence ATGCCTGATCGCTTGCTGCAAGGCCTGCTCGATACCCTGATGATGATCGGCGCGTCCTCGGCCATCGTCCTGCTGGTGGGCATTCCGCTGGCCCTGGTGCTGGTCACTACCGGCCCCGGTGGAATCTTCCAGGCGCGCCTGGTCAACCGGGGCCTGGGCAGCGTGGTCAACGTACTGCGCTCGATTCCGTTCCTGATCCTGATGGTCGCGCTGATTCCCTTCACCCGCCTGATAGTCGGCACCAGCTACGGCGTGTGGGCCGCCGTGGTACCGCTGACCATCGCCGCCACGCCGTTCTTTGCACGCATCGCCGAAGTCAGCCTGCGCGAGGTCGACCACGGCCTGATCGAGGCGGCGCAGGCGATGGGCTGCCAGCCCCGGCACATCATCTGGAACGTGCTGCTGCCCGAGGCGCGGCCGGGCATAGTCGCCGGCTTCACCATTACCCTGGTGACCATGATCAACTCCTCGGCCATGGCCGGCGCCATCGGTGCCGGCGGCCTGGGCGACCTGGCCTACCGCTACGGCTACCAGCGCTTCGACACCCAGGTGATGCTCACCGTGATCATCCTGCTGGTGGCGCTGGTGACGCTGATCCAGTTCGGCGGCGACCGCCTGGCGCGCTGCCTCAACAAGCGCCTGTGA
- a CDS encoding methionine ABC transporter ATP-binding protein, with the protein MVSFNRNLELATQHIALRGLGKTYAGHHGPVEALSDIELSVRRGEVFGIIGRSGAGKSSLIRTLNRLENPSVGQVLIDGEDIGAFDAQQLVGLRRRVGMIFQHFNLMSAKTVAQNIALPLRVAGVPKARIAERVDELLQLVGLQDKRHAYPAQLSGGQKQRVGIARALVHQPEILLCDEATSALDPESTQAILALLRDINRRLGLTIVLITHEMAVIREICDRVVVLERGRIVEQGDVWEVFGNPQHEVSRTLLGSLQQHLPPDLLARLEQPSDNEVILDLHYTGVREQEPDLLAIAQALGSRISLLHGGIERIQGRALGRLLLSVSAPSSTAPELLERARDVADRLEVLTHA; encoded by the coding sequence ATGGTCAGCTTCAACCGCAACCTCGAACTCGCCACCCAGCACATCGCCCTGCGCGGACTGGGCAAGACCTACGCCGGCCACCATGGCCCGGTAGAGGCGCTCAGCGATATCGAACTCTCCGTCCGCCGTGGCGAAGTGTTCGGCATCATCGGCCGTAGCGGCGCCGGCAAGAGCTCGCTGATCCGCACCCTCAACCGCCTGGAAAATCCCAGCGTCGGCCAGGTGCTGATCGACGGCGAGGACATCGGCGCCTTCGACGCCCAGCAACTGGTCGGCCTGCGCCGCCGGGTCGGCATGATCTTCCAGCACTTCAACCTGATGTCGGCCAAGACGGTGGCGCAGAACATCGCCCTGCCCCTGCGCGTGGCCGGCGTGCCGAAGGCGCGCATCGCCGAGCGGGTGGACGAACTGCTGCAGCTCGTGGGACTGCAAGACAAGCGCCACGCCTACCCGGCACAACTCTCCGGCGGGCAGAAGCAGCGCGTCGGCATCGCCCGCGCGCTGGTGCACCAGCCGGAAATCCTGCTCTGCGACGAAGCCACCTCGGCGCTGGACCCGGAGAGCACCCAGGCCATCCTCGCGCTGCTGCGCGATATCAACCGCCGCCTCGGCCTGACCATCGTGCTGATCACCCACGAGATGGCGGTGATCCGCGAAATCTGCGACCGCGTGGTGGTACTCGAACGTGGGCGGATCGTCGAACAGGGCGATGTCTGGGAAGTCTTCGGCAACCCGCAGCACGAAGTCAGCCGCACCCTGCTCGGCTCGCTGCAGCAGCACCTGCCGCCGGACCTGCTGGCGCGCCTGGAGCAGCCGTCGGACAACGAAGTCATCCTCGACCTGCACTACACCGGCGTGCGCGAACAGGAGCCGGACCTGCTGGCCATCGCCCAGGCCCTGGGCAGCCGCATCAGCCTGCTGCACGGCGGCATCGAGCGCATCCAGGGCCGCGCCCTCGGTCGCCTGCTGCTGAGCGTTTCCGCCCCTTCCTCCACCGCTCCCGAGTTGCTCGAACGTGCCCGCGACGTCGCCGATCGCCTGGAGGTGCTCACCCATGCCTGA
- a CDS encoding MetQ/NlpA family ABC transporter substrate-binding protein — MHARFKLTLGLSLSLLAAGLAQAADTLRLGTTAAFAPPLEVAVKEAAQQGLKVELVEFTDWNAPNITLDHGDIDANYFQHTPFLENANREGGLHLKAFAPGIINNVGLYSTKYKAIADLPEGAKVAIANDPINGGRGLQLLQKAGLLKLKDGVGYKATLDDIVANPKHIQIIELEAVQLVRALDDVDLAQGYPHYIRLAGTIDPNSALLFDGIENKEYVIQFVTRDDYKDPDGRLKQFVDLYQHSPQVRAALDKAHGSLYQPGWN; from the coding sequence ATGCATGCACGCTTCAAGCTCACCCTCGGCCTCTCGCTGAGCCTCCTCGCCGCCGGCCTCGCCCAGGCCGCCGACACCCTGCGCCTGGGCACCACCGCCGCCTTCGCGCCGCCGCTGGAAGTGGCGGTGAAGGAAGCCGCCCAGCAAGGGCTGAAGGTCGAGCTGGTGGAATTCACCGACTGGAACGCGCCGAACATCACCCTCGACCATGGCGACATCGACGCCAACTACTTCCAGCACACGCCCTTCCTGGAGAACGCCAACCGCGAGGGCGGCTTGCACCTGAAGGCCTTTGCGCCGGGGATCATCAACAACGTCGGCCTCTATTCGACCAAGTACAAGGCCATCGCCGACCTGCCCGAAGGCGCCAAGGTCGCCATCGCCAACGACCCGATCAATGGCGGCCGCGGCCTGCAGCTGCTGCAGAAAGCCGGGCTGCTCAAGCTCAAGGATGGCGTGGGCTACAAGGCGACCCTGGACGACATCGTGGCCAACCCGAAGCACATCCAGATCATCGAGCTGGAAGCCGTGCAACTGGTGCGCGCGCTGGACGACGTCGACCTCGCCCAGGGCTACCCGCACTACATCCGTCTCGCTGGGACTATCGATCCGAACAGCGCGCTGCTGTTCGACGGTATCGAGAACAAGGAGTACGTCATCCAGTTCGTCACCCGCGATGACTACAAGGACCCGGACGGCCGGCTCAAGCAGTTCGTCGATCTCTACCAGCACTCGCCGCAGGTCCGCGCCGCGCTGGACAAGGCCCACGGCTCGCTCTACCAGCCGGGCTGGAATTAA